Sequence from the Sphingobacteriaceae bacterium GW460-11-11-14-LB5 genome:
GGAAACAGGGAGAAGTGTACGTTAAAGATTAAGTTTTAATTATTGACAGACTTCCGAAATTTCTGTGCTCATTTCATAGTTAAACTTCGGAAGTCTTTGTTTTTAAGCCTCATAGGTCTTAGCGGATGTAGCGTTTTTATTTTGATTCCCGTTTTAGGTTAAAATAAACAACAATGAAACGGACGCTATTTATTTTATCTTCAATTGTACTGATCATGAGTTTGATATGGGCTTGTACAGATCGCGAAGAACCTATGCAAAATGTCGATCAGGCAGAATTAGAAACGCTTTATAAAGACATTGAGAAAACCGCGCAGCAGTTTACCTGTGAAAATGCAGGTGAGTGGAAATTTACCGCGATTGGATCTAAAGCTTGTGGTGGCGCAGCTGGTTACATGGCTTACTCTGTAAAAATAGATGAAAGTACCTTTCTGAAAAAGGTAGAACAATTTACCAAACTACAAGCCGATTACAATAAAAAATATGGTGTATTTTCTGATTGTGCTTTGGTCATACAGCCTAAGGGCGTAACCTGCGAAAATGGGAAACCTAAATTTACTTATTAATTAACCTTATTGAGATACAATCGGTTGATGTCTCAACAACCGAAACGAGAATATCACCAACTGATTTTATTTTTTATTGTCTCGTAGCGCGTTTTCGAAATATTCGGAAATGCGCTTTTTTAATTTCACAACAGTTGTCCCTTCGTTTTCAGGATCAGTATCGCCATTAATCACGGTCTGCGTCATTTCAATAAAATTTTTCCTCGCATCTGGCGAAAAACCTATTTTTTGTAAAGTTTCATCCCAATCTTCACGCGGAATCTGTTTTGCCTTTACTTCTTGTCCCAGCGCCGTAGAAAATGCTTCAGCTACATCTGCTGAACTTAGCTTTTGTGGCCCAACGATTTCATAAACTTTAGACTCATTGTCCTTTTCTAAAACCTCAGCTACAAATGCAGCTACATCCATCGGAGAGATCATAGGTAGGGATAGGTTGGTTGGATAAAAGGTAGGCAGCTCTCCAGTCTTTTTAATTGCAGGGAGTTGAGCCAGCCAATTGCTGTAATAATAAGCTGGCCTGACAAAAATCTGTGGAATAGCCAAATCTTTAAAAGCGTGCTCCAGCATGTACGACATTAATAAATTGCCTGTGCCTTTAGGATATTGTGCTCCAATGGAGGATAAGCCTACCACTTTTTTAATTGAAGATTGACTGATGGCTTTATTGTAATTCTCCAGGATCGTTTTGGTTTCGCCGAGCACATCTTTATTCTTTCCTGTTTCAGGGGTTAATACGAAAAGTGTGTCGCCGCCTTTAAAAGCTTCAATTAAAGAATTTAAATCCATGGCATCGGCAATGGCCACTTCAGCTCCTTTTGCTTTAATTGCTGAAGCTTTTTCGGGATTATGGATGACGGCTTTAACGGGTAATTTTTTAGCCAATAAATGATCTACAATTGCTGATCCAACCTGACCAGACGCGCCTAAGATAACGTACATAATAAAATAATTTATTTACGAGCGTTTGCTTATCTAACAAGAAACAAAGAAACTTGGTTTCAATTTTTTTAATTTTGATGCTATCCCCCAGCGCGAACCAACCTAAACTTTCCTTATTCAAAAGAGAAGTCAAGTTTAGTAGGAGGGTGCCTATTTAAACTTGACTTCTCTGCGATTAACTTATCTTATTTAATGTGTTCTCTAATAAAATTTTGAGGGTTATAAAACCGTTCATTTAGTTGTGTATTATTAAAAGTTAACCAGCTTGCGCAGCCATAATCATCAAATTTTTTCCTGATTTCTAAATGAAGATGGTGATAATCGCCGCCGTATTTTTTACTTTCCTGCGGTGTAAATAACCTGGCCAGTTTGGTATTCTGATCAACATTTTGACCGTTACTTACATAAACTTCTTTCAGGTGTTTGTAGCTGGTAAACATGATTAATCCGTTGGGCAGTTTATGTTTTACCACGACTGTGCGTTGGTTTTCGCCCAAATGCACAGAGCAGACTATTCCGTTGGCCATGGCGTAAACATTAACCAGTTTCGCTTTGGGTTGCGCAGGGTTAATATCAATAGCTGTATGGATATGGCCTTTAACATAACTATCCCGATGATCGCCAAAAATGCTGATGATTTTGATGTTATTTATTTTTTTACGGTTGGCTACATCAAAGGGGAGAAACCAGTTATCGGCTGTTTTTGCAGGGGCGGTATCCGTATAATAAGGTTTCCAGCGGTCGCGGTCTTTTTCAATCGTAGGTGTTTCGAATAAAAATGTTGTTAAAAAAATCAATAATAGTGCTCTCATGCTTTAAGAATTTGTAAAGCAAGATAATGATTTTATCGATATAAACTATTTTTATAGTTTAAAAAGAGTTGTCAACTTTTATAGGCTTTCGCCGGAAAGTTGACAACTCTGACTGCAAACGACGATTTATTTTTTTCGTGGTGTCAGATGTTACCATCTGACTGCACATTATTCGTCATTGCTCGGGAACGATGACGATATCACCTCACAGAAAGATCGTCATCTCGACTGGAGCGAAGTGAAATGGAGAGACCTATCCTTTAGACTTAGCTACGCTGAGCACTTCGTGATTCACGACTGCGTTGCACTCCGCTCGAATTGACGATTCTTACCTGATATTATTTTAAAACTACACCATCAAATCTTCTTTCAAAGCTTCTGCTGCGGGGTTAACCAATGTACCAATCAATTCAGGAACCGGAACATCAGTGCTTTCGCTGTAACCGTGTGTTAATAATCGCACTCTATTGATACAAACCCTGATAAATTCAGGTACAAAAAGATCAAATTTTTCGAATTTAGGCGTAAGCTCTGGGTTTTCCTGTTGAAATTCTAAAATTACATCTGCCACCTGGCGCCAGAATTGCTTTTCATCCAATCCAACATAACTGTGAAAAATATTGCTCAGGTATCTGAAAACAGCATCAAATATTCCTGAAAGGATAAATAAAGGTGCCAACTCATCATTAATCTCCCTTAAAACATCGACCAGATCATTCGGTAATTTTGCTTTCGATTCTTCTGTTAATACAATTTCTTCTACAAAATCTTTAATGATAATGCGCTCGGGTACGCCGTTTTTCATTACCAAAATCGTGTTTTCGCCATGTGGACTAAAGAAAAACGCATGTTTGTAAAAAATCCTTAATACAGGTTTTAAATAAGCCGATAAATAGGCATTTAACCAGGTTTCTGCATCCAATCCTGATTTTTCGATCAGGGCCTCTACCATGCTTTTACCATTGTCATCTACATAAAGCAGGCTGGCCATGGTCATGATATTTTCGCCCTCTAAGAGGTAATTCTCGGCACTTTCACGCCAGATGGCCCCTAAAAACTCCTGATATTGATAAGGAGCGCCCGGTATTTCACTGTATTGTGGATGGGTATAGGCCACTGTAGCCACTTCACCCAAAAGCACTACGCGGGTCTTTTTTAAATACTCGTCACCCTGGAGCATGTCTTTTGCCCACTGGGTTACCTTTGGTGCAATAGCGAGTTTTTTAGGTGAAAGTCCCCTG
This genomic interval carries:
- a CDS encoding peptidase M23, coding for MRALLLIFLTTFLFETPTIEKDRDRWKPYYTDTAPAKTADNWFLPFDVANRKKINNIKIISIFGDHRDSYVKGHIHTAIDINPAQPKAKLVNVYAMANGIVCSVHLGENQRTVVVKHKLPNGLIMFTSYKHLKEVYVSNGQNVDQNTKLARLFTPQESKKYGGDYHHLHLEIRKKFDDYGCASWLTFNNTQLNERFYNPQNFIREHIK
- a CDS encoding nucleoside-diphosphate sugar epimerase encodes the protein MYVILGASGQVGSAIVDHLLAKKLPVKAVIHNPEKASAIKAKGAEVAIADAMDLNSLIEAFKGGDTLFVLTPETGKNKDVLGETKTILENYNKAISQSSIKKVVGLSSIGAQYPKGTGNLLMSYMLEHAFKDLAIPQIFVRPAYYYSNWLAQLPAIKKTGELPTFYPTNLSLPMISPMDVAAFVAEVLEKDNESKVYEIVGPQKLSSADVAEAFSTALGQEVKAKQIPREDWDETLQKIGFSPDARKNFIEMTQTVINGDTDPENEGTTVVKLKKRISEYFENALRDNKK